Genomic window (Oryza sativa Japonica Group chromosome 3, ASM3414082v1):
agttttacctaaaaactaatttttattttctaatgagCCATTTTGGCTTATTAGTAAATATGGGCAACCAATAAGAACCTAAAGTATGAGGAAAGTAGCTCGAATAACAATCTGCTCTTTCACTTATATGAAATAAGATTGGGTAATTTTTACAGTGTGAGTCACCTTTTACCCGCAAAAAATTCGCTTTGGATCACCCTATATTTGATCTTTACACTTGAGATATGTAATTTTTCCTTTCTTACACTCCGAACTATCTTGAACTTTCTTCTCGAGCGCATCAATGCCTTTAAGCGTATTGGCGGCTACATGTCGGTAATTTCCATGCAAGCAACCCTTTATCATATGAGAGACTATATGCGACTCGAGAACAGAGTTATGGTGGTACAAAGCGAAACAAATGCGAATTTACCAAGCCAAAAGTGAAAATATTGGATTTAAAATGAAAAGTTGCATTTAATTGTGTGATTAGAAAAGGTTCCATTTATTCAGTGAGGTCGAATAGAAGGCCAGTGActcaaacaggaaaaaaaaattggtggtATGCAAGTGGGGTCGAGGGAGGATGATTATAATCTAACCATCATGGTTTAAATTCTCGTGTCCATGAGTATTACACACTTATGAACATGTGTTTAGTGGGGTGAGGCATTTGTCGCTATCTCCGTCTTCTATGTGCAAATGAAAAAAAGCGTCACAAATCTCTCTTCAATGGAGAAAATTATCTCGTCGCTTATGAAGCATAAAGTTTCTTGTAAAGAatttaaaaacagaaaaaacacaGCCACCATTTTTGCATGATGCACATATAATAACCATGAAAAAGATACGAAGTGAGTGTAGCTCTATTAGTTTGGTTCAAGTCCTAGATTTGATATGGGTGATCGTATTTACGGCTatctattatttattatttcagTGCTAAGCAATGTTACCGTTGACGGTGAGGCGCATatagtgacttcgtcaatctcaatatTTTATAGGTGTTCTTAGAGATAGAGTGTGCGTGTATAGGGGAAATTGTGCGCGCGTTGTGAGTGTCCGTGTTTATTccatgtttctaaaaaaaacatgaaaaaatgaATATAAACGTTTTTCACATAATGCACAAATAATAATCACAAAAaagtgaggaaaaaaaatcctataggaGTATTCGAAAACAATTTAAATCCAGGGAAacttgataaaaataaaaaaacaaaccaacCATATTAGTAGTATACTTTCCTTGCCTTTTCTCGACAGCGCAAGGTaagcaagcatcgccaaggcaAGAAAAAAGGAATCTCTCTGAAGAGAGGGAATCTCCTTACCGGGTTGCTCCCGTCGCACCGGACCCGACAAACGCAACCCGAAACCGGAGTCAAGTCAACACGCGCGGACACACGCGCTTCCCTTCCCCGGAACCCGCATTGCCTCTCCCCCACCCTCTCGCAGGAAGACCCCGGAAGGATCTGGAAGCTGCAACCCCCACCGTCCGATCCAGATCCGACGGCCCCACGCCCGCCGCATCCGCTTCACGCAGCTTCCAGAGCATTCACTCCTCCGCCACCCGTTTCTTCCTCCGCTATAACTacacccctcctctctcctcctcacaAACCGCTTCCAACCCGAGACCACGCTCCCCGCCGGATCGAGCAGCTAGGGTTtcgacctttttttttcccaccagGAGGGCGACGAGATGTTCGGGCGCGCGCCGAAGAAGAGCGACAACACGCGGTACTACGAGGTGCTTGGGGTGCCCAAGGATGCGTCCCAGGATGACCTCAAGAAGGCGTACCGCAAGGCCGCCATCAAGAACCACCCCGACAAGGGCGGAGACCCCGAGAAGGTGAGCTCGCGAGCGATTCGTCTCTTGTTTTTTCGTTTCGATCTgtctgcggcggcggtgaggggcGTAGCCGGTTTGGATGGAGGTGGGGGATTTGAGGGGGGCGTTGGGGAGTTTTGGATCTGTGATAGGGTTGAAGAATTCGATGGGTTTAGGAGGGTTTGGAGTAGCGCTTGCGTGTGCTCCGGGAATGATGGATTTAGGTGGGGGGAAGTAGATTTGGTTGTGGAAATGTGTTGGATTCAGAGCACGATAAGTCGCCCTTCCCCAATTGCTTGCCAATCAACGAAAACCATGTGAACGTTTAGATGCAATTCCATTACTGGTTCATATATCGAAATCATCTATGGTTTGAACTGTACTATTCATTAGCTGTTGATGATAAGTTGCCCTTCCTCAATTGCTTGCCAATCAACCAAAACCATGTGAACCTTAGATGCAATTCCATTACTTGTTCATATATTGAGATCATCTATTTTTTGTATGTTTTTAACTGTACTATTCATTAACTATTGATATGCACATTTAGGGGCTTTGCTGATGATTATGACAGATTAGGGTCTTGGAACATTCTTGTTAATTCAGCTAATTGATAGCCAATTCTAGTGATAAGTAGTATTGAGAATGATGTGAGATATTGTTCATTTGGCTGATGCAAACATTACATCGTCACCTGCCAAGTGCCAACCTGATTTTGTATTGCGAGTTTGTGACCATGTGTACTATCTATCCTGCATTGTCATAGTTAGGAGCCTAGTTACTGTGGCATACAGGCTGGTGTGttctattatatatattgttttaccTCATAATTATCGCTGATATCTTATGAGTAAACTGGTTAAGCTTTATGAGTACTGAATTGCCAATGCTTTATCTGGTTAAGCTGTATGATGGGGACAATAGCTTTCTTGATGAGATGGCAAACTAAAATTCTTGCCTTCATTTCAGTTCAAGGAATTGGCTCAGGCTTATGAAGTCCTGAGTGACCCTGAGAAGCGTGAAATCTATGATCAGTACGGTGAAGATGCTCTCAAGGAGGGGATGGGTCCTGGTGGTGGGATGCATGACCCATTTGACATTTTTTCCTCATTCTTTGGAGGTGGCTTTGGAGGTACGAGACATGAGAAGCAGCTCAATTCAACCTCCTGGTGATTGTGGTTTGCTTAGATTTTGACTGGCTCTCATTGTGGTCTGCAGGTGGTAGCAGTAGGGGCAGGAGACAGCGTAGGGGAGAGGATGTGGTTCACCCTCTGAAGGTTTCTCTGGAGGAATTGTACAATGGCACATCAAAGAAGCTCTCCCTTTCTCGCAATGTGCTCTGCTCCAAGTGCAATGGGTATGTCATCAGCTTCCTTTTGTGGGTCCTAAATATTGCATAAACTGTTTGACTATTCTGATATCTCACACTGTTCTGTGCTCATCTTGCAGCAAGGGCTCGAAATCTGGTGCTTCCATGAAGTGCTCTGGTTGTCAAGGTTCTGGTATGAAGGTCCAAATTCGCCAGTTGGGGCCAGGAATGATTCAGCAAATGCAACATCCCTGCAATGAGTGCAAGGGAACTGGTGAGACCATCAGCGACAAGGATAGATGCCCAGGCTGCAAGGGTGAGAAGGTGGCGCAGGAGAAGAAGGTTCTTGAGGTGGTGGTCGAGAAGGGCATGCAGAATGGACAGAAGATCACCTTCCCTGGTGAGGCTGATGAAGCGGTATGTCTGTGTTCTGACTCCTCGCATTGTACAGTACATGGTTCTAAGGTGTAGTACTCCATGTGCTTGTCAACACTGTTACTGACCAACCTGTGCTTTGTGCAGCCCGATACTGTCACTGGAGACATTATCTTCGTCCTCCAGCAGAAGGAGCATCCCAAGTTCAAGAGAAAGGGAGATGACCTCTTCTACGAGCACACCCTGAACCTCACTGAGGCCCTTTGTGGCTTCCAGTTTGTTCTCACTCACTTGGACAACAGGCAGCTGCTTATCAAGTCCAAGCCCGGTGAAGTTGTCAAGCCTGGTGAGTCTCCCTTCAAAGAAAGATCACCATAGAGTAGCAGCATTTTGGAAACCATCTGATTGTTTTTTTAAGCATTCATTTTAGAAACTATTTTATTGTTTACTCATATCGGCCGTCATCTTGTCGCAGATTCATTCAAGGCTGTCAACGACGAGGGCATGCCGATGTACCAGCGGCCATTCATGAAGGGGAAGCTCTACATCCACTTCTCCGTGGAATTCCCCGACTCTTTGAACCCTGACCAGTGCAAGGCCCTGGAGACCGTCCTCCCGCCAAGGCCGGTGTCGCAGTACACCGACATGGAGCTCGACGAGTGCGAGGAGACCATGCCGTACGACGTGAACATCgaggaggagatgaggaggcggcagcaacagcagcagcaggaggcatacgacgaggacgaggacatgcacggcggcggcgcccagcgCGTGCAGTGCGCGCAGCAGTAAGCAGCAAGCAGCGCCGTGCATACATATCTGCACGGCTTTGACGGCGGCGACAAATTGTTTCTTTCCGCTCTAGGGGCGATAATACTATCAAGTTTTCCATGTTAGGCATATGATGATGTGATACTACTTTTGGTCTTTTATACTGCGTATTAATGACGTACATCAACCGGACCTACTGGTCCATGAAACAAAATCTCTACTGCTTCTCCTTCCTGTGTGTGTTAGTGCGCTGCGTTCTTCCCATGTGTAGGATTTGCTGCTTCCTCGAGATGAGCAGTAGCAGATGGCACCGCGAATGGAACTGTCAATGCGCAATTTGACTCGGTGCAACTCGTTGAGGCTCGGTCATGCACTGTGTCAGGGCCCCCGGTGTCGGGATCTAACAACATGGAACATGAAAGAAGAGGCTCCTGCTTAGCAATGGTAAACTAAATTGAACTACAACTGCAAAGATAGTGAGAGACTACAAATCAGACGCCCAATTTGTTCCTAAAAGGAACAAAATCGTGCGTTGTTTCATTTCTAGCAGAAAAAAGTTTCACCACTAAATAAAAAAGTTCCAATCTATTAAATGTTGTGAATCATGATAGCAGAAAAAAGTTTCATCACTAAATAAAACATTTGTGAATGATGATAGAAACAATCCGTTGTAACAAACGGAACATCGAGCTTCAGCTGCTAAAACAGCAACGAATATGCAAGAATTGATGAAACAAGATTCAAACTACTCAGCGAAACATTTTGATTCCCCAAGAAACATCATACTTACATTGGTTGAAACATTGAAAATCAGAAAAATGCACTAGTCTAGATTGGgttccttcctcttctccagtGATCACATTTTCCTTTGGTCTCCGCTGCAGATCTAGACCGGGACATGCGAGGCTCTTCTATTCCGCCGAGGTGCCGTAGCCGCCGCTCCACGGAGACCCCGAGGCTTACTCACCCCGCCGTTGCCGGTCCCGAGCCATCTTAGTCACCCTGCCGTTGCTGGTCCCGAGTCATCGTCATCATTCGGATGAACAAAAACTCCGCCCGCCAGATAGTCGCATGGGGAGGACGCCTCGTTGCTGTCGAATGGTGAGCTATTTCGCTTGATCCCCTGCAAGGATCAtcgagagagaaagaaagatgcATAGAACGAGCGGATAAAGGAGTGAGAGAGTGGATAAGGGGGGACTAGAAGGCTCGGTATAGTTATAAAGTGGAGGTGGGCCTACTGCTAGCATCGCAACATCTGATCTTTTTTAGTTGTATCGGACGATAGATATGGAGCTTTATCACAGAGAtaatagctatttttttaagaatggGATAACAATCGTTTATTCTTGTAAAATGGATAAAGAAAATTATTTCAAATTAATTTCGCTGAACATCTACTGAATAAAGCACTCATGTACCATCCAGCAAATTAAGGATCCACCATAAAGCAAAAGAAGGATCATGGAAAAGTAATGGTAATGTGAACAACTATTATTTGGCTCTCCCAAATTCTCGGGAGGGACAACACCGCAGCCTCCCGTGGAACGGCTCTTAGGCTTGACGGTGGACTTTCAACATTGAGGTGGACGGCGGTGACAACCTCCCTAGTCCCTACAACTTAGGCTTGACGGTGGACTTTCAACATTGAGGTGGACGGCGGTGACAACCTCCTAGTCCCTACAACTTCCAGCATTGAGGTGGATGACGCGGCAACCTGGTTCAAAAGGATGCAAcaccctccctccgtcttagAGATGGAAGGCGGCACTAGCACCTACACTACCATAACattaaatttcactttgggatTACCTTTATTACCGGTGTTCCATTTTAAATCACCCTTTAATCAATTTCACTTTAAACATGGTATCTTCATTTTAAAAAAGATATCTTACCTTTATGAGACCATACTCTAACTCTTTTACCCATCTACATTAAACTAATCATCTAGGGCTCACGCATGAAGTCAGTATATATTGAGGCGAAACAGAGTGCTCGGTCATGTCTCATCAGTTCCTCGCATTGGCTTGCATGGGCATGTCGCATCGGGTGATCATGGGAAAGCTTGTCATGCTGCGGTTGTCAGGTGCTTGCGTATCTATCATTTGGCTAGGTTAGGGGATAGACGACGATGGGTCGCGCGATCACTTGTATTCTTGTTGGATGTTGTGTGGTCCGTGTGGAGACGGAAGGGGAAGGTGGAAGGCCAAACGGCATGGGCCTAGCCGCCTAGGTCTTGCTTGGGAGCAAATAGCATTTGATGCTGGAACATTGGATTTGATCGGACGGCTTCAAAAAAACTGATGACGTGGACCAACCTGGAGCAAGTTTTATAGGAATTAATGATgtagtgggtaccaactatgTAGGAAGACGGATATAGTTAGACCCTACCACGAGAAGACAAAAGTAATTGTAACGGCGAAAGCTAGCGTGGCTGTGGGGATTTTAAAGAGACAGAGGTGAATCTTTTTGCTATTGGTTGGCCTGGCTTATGTAGTGTGGGGAGGTGAGGAAAGCGGAAATAGAAGCAGAGTAAGACTTGGTACAAAATTAGCATATAATTGTGGATTGTAAGGATTTTAGCATATAGCCAATGGATTTAGATTAACATGGAATTATCTACAACTTTTTATAGCCAatggacattttttttaatttaaatttgatcCTAATTAACGATAAATGTAAGATGTGATCGTAGCCTAGATCAAATTTTTCCAGGAGAAAATATCGAAATGCAAACAGACCCTGGATGTTAGCTGCTCCAGTTTTGATGCTGCATGCAAAGCATTTTTCTAAGTGAATTCTGTTGCCTCTTCATGTCCATCGGTATTGCCCTGCACGCGAACTATGAGCATGCCAACCGTTTGCAcacagacagagagagagagagagagagagcgcttaGGCTCCTAGACGGACACTGCACACACCAGGTAATCCTAGAAAGTTAGAATCGATCGGCACCATCCTCTCGCCACCGCGGCTGAAACTTCTGCAGAACAAAGGCTGCTAGCTCGTGCTTGCAGCTCGGGCGACACCTCCTCGTGGATAAACTTCGTCCTCTCCGATGTTCACATGGACATATCCATGCATCGAACTGTTAATCATTACACTTAGAAGTGTTTGGCAAATGAGAAAGAGAAATGATTTCCCAcctatctttaaatcctaaccatttatTCTCCATGtttcatttaatcctaactCTTCATTAATTTTtcaatcccaatcccaccccCCATTtctcattatccaaacacatccTTAGGCACATCAGCATCTGCGGGGGAAACGGTACGGACGGGTCAAAGGAGAACACGAGCATGTCGTGAACAACAACGCGGTACATCCTGTCGAGACCGGTGTGGCGGGGTGGGTTGTTCGCAACTACGTACAGAAAACGGAGTGATCTATTAGCACGTTATTAataaagtattagtttttttaaaaaaatgaatgaatttaattttgtttaagtaactttcgtatagaaactttttttaaaaaaacatgtcgtttagtagtttgaaaaacgtgcacgcgAAAAACGATAGGTTAGGAGAAGGGgtatccgaacacagcctagtcAGCTGCCGATCTCGCCAATCGCCATTGACGTCGAGCCAGACGGCCCCGACGCGATCAGCACCCGTACGTGGGCCGTGTCCAGAGCCGATGGACGACAAAGACCGGCATTACACTTCTCCTAATATATGGGATTAGGTGATCGAGAAAAATCCATCGTGATTCCAACCAAAACTACGATCGCGCGCGTGCTGGCCTGCTGACGTGGTAACGGCACAAACGTGCGTGGGAGAATTCTGATCTGAATCAAATTTGCGATCGTGTGCTACAGGCAGCCGATTGGGAAGTGGAAACCTATCTGGTTTCGCTCGGACGACGACGCGCGTGGAATGCGGATGATAGACGACGTACGCACGCGTGTGCTAGACTAATGGACCACCAAAACAtattattcattttattcattgGCTAGCGGTGGCGAACcaaaataccgacaaaaacctcttcatttctttttatcttaactaattaaaagatttgGATTTTTCCTTTCGTCACATTAATTTCTCGTTCGTATGTCCGATCGAGCGAGGCCTGTGTTCCCACGCGCCATGAACACAAGCGATATTGCACAAGTTTAAAGATCGGTACAAAATCCAATCGGACACAGAACACAGAGGAAGAGAAAACTACAAACAGGaagaataataaaaataaaaatcacacAGAAAAAACCTTGACTGGCTCGAATTGAGCCATTTTATTGAGCCCGATTCTCTTCATTGACTCCTCAATGCCCCAATCCCCCAATACAATGCCCCAGATCCTCAAATTGAAGGTGAAAATATTAACAACAAACAATAATCCCCATATCCTTATTTTAACATATGAACAACCCAGATCCTcaagattagaaaaaaaagcatGAATAAACATCAACAAAGCACAAGAGTAATTCATTATCATCACTGCTCCTTCTTCTGGTGTGGGAGGAAGAACGGGACGGGGTGGCGTCACCATCGCATCTCCCAGATCCGCCTGTCTCCGACCTCCACACCGATGGATCCACCGGCCAAGCCACCGAGGGAaagtagaggagaggaggggcatTTGTCGCACCTGCAACCCGCTGTCGCCGTCAGCCCGTCACCATGGAGGTCGGATGCGGCTAAATCTGACGGCCCCAGACCTCCACGCCGATGGATCCGTCGGCTAGGTCGCCCGTCATCGCCCGTTGAGGCCGTAGCCGGTGGCGGGACGAGTCTGGAAGACCGAGTCGCCGCAGCCGTCGCCTCGAGTCGCCGTGCCCTCATCAGGAACGGTGAGCGCAgggagatggaggagaggagCAGTAGAGGAGCCGGCGATGTGGCCATGCCTGCGGCTGGATCCAGACGAGGAGGGGCGAGGCTGCTCCAACCCGCTCGTCACCGAACTGCCTctgagcaggaggaggagagcccTGGCAGCGGTGCGACGAAGCACGGGCCGAGCGGCATAGGCAGGAGGATGCCGGAGCCCGGAGGGACGGGCGCCGGGGTAGAGGGAGGGGGCTCCGCCACGGTTGGGGAGGGTTGGAGCCGGTGGTGGATATGTGCCGGCGACATGAAGAGAGACGAAGAAAGCcagggacagagagagtaaaGCGATAGAGATAAGGCTGttctcaccaaaaaaaaaagagaagaagataGAGATAAGGCTAGCTCTGTGACTGTGACCAGGGCCACCAGGCAACAAGTCACGAACTCACGATATTTTCCCTTCTTATTAAAGTAGGAGCttcaattttttcttaaaaaaaaatacacacacatgctgtcccaaaataagttgatTCATGGGTTTCCGTGTACAATCTTTGACaatccgttttatttaaaatatatatgaaaaaattttaaaaaataagttacgcataaagtattattcatattttatcatttaatctatatctataactaataactaatataaatattcgtatttttcctttcgtcacatctaattttcgtCCGTGTTTTCATCTGTATGCAATCCgatttggttagcaataacgatggaaaaaaattgcaaaagaaaaaaatggtggCCGCagatgccgccgccggaggaagccgccgctgccggatccGCCCGCGGTCGCCGCCACTGCTAACGGATCCACCCGCGGACGCTGCAgacgccatcgtcgccgtcgacgcttGCCTTAGGGACGGCCGTCGCCGAGGGAGCGCGGATGCCGCCGTTGGGAGGGCACCGTCACCGAGAGGTAGGGAGGGAGGGATGGCCGTCGAGGCCGacagggagaggaagaggaagagggggagggacggccatctccgccgtctccgccgtcgccgcgccacgccgtgagacgggagggagagggggagagggagcggtcTGCCGTCTCCGCCGCATCCTGCCATCGCCGCGCCGTGCCGGTGAGacggggggagaggagagggagcggcgccgctggaggggaggggagggaagcggcgccggtggggaaagggggagggggagaggcggcatCGGGGGCGGGCGAGGCGGCTGGCTCGGCTGGGAGGGAGGGGTCCGCTGGAGGGTAGGGGAGGGGAAGCACGCCaatggggagagggggaggggagaggcggcatcgggggcgggggaggtggccggcttggcggggggagggggagggttaGGGTTCTCATCAATTTGGAACTTATCCGAGCCGTCCATTAAAACGAACGGCTCAGATCGATCGAGCGTTGGGCCAAACCACTTGGGCCGTACGCGGGCCGGTGGTCCAGCAAGCGAGAGGAGGAGTATGGGGATATTAATTAGACTTTGGTCGCTTGAGGGCTGAAGAAGAAAGTGGGCTGAAAAAGGCCCATAGAGATAAAGGgatttttatttagatttttatttcaataaatgctgaaatgatgtttgtattataaAAATAGCAATTAAGCTATGTAAATTTCAAGAAAATTTCAATGAGTGTAattaatatagaaaatttaataaaaaataaatccaaccataacattttatttctcacacttactttacttataaattaatttaattatatacctacctacttaaaaaatacccaaatatttcagaaattttgtgtttcatttaattataatttaatatttttctaattcaattttatttttttcttttcgtttcaACGCACGACCAATTTTGCTATAATTTCAAATAGTGTAATTAATATTGCAGAAAATttatatttcattaaattagaatttaatatgttttaattcaattttcttcttttttttcattccgttgcaacgcacgggcatttttgctagtaataATAGAGATATAGATAAAGATAGCTAGAGAAGTAGAACTTGGTCCGTCCGTCTACCCTTATTAGGATATTCATGGGGATTGATTTGGGGAGTCAATCTCCCGCGACTTTGGGAAGTCGATCTTAAACGACTCTACATATTCGCAAACCCTGGGAAAATGGCGAAACTTAAGCAGAGCTTCAGCCTTCTCTTGCTCATCGAACCCATCGCAGTATGGGCCACAATATATTTTCTCATATTTTGAAGCACCCTCGTTGGATCTGTGAAGAGCCTCTGCATTTTTCTTGAATATCTTGAACCGGTGAGTCATCTCAGCAAGGTCACGCTTCTTATCGTAAGCCTTGCACCAGCGCTCATACATGGCCCCTATGGCTTCATCAGACTCAAAATCCTTGTCCGTAAAATCGTCAGCAGACTCATCAAAATTCGTCAAAAAGGCACCTGGCTCATGACCATCATCTATCACAATGGAACAACATTAATACTGTCAAGAACAGCGAGTTGGCTTGCAAGTTTCAATTTGGTTCCTAATTTGCGAGCATAAATGTCTACTATTGTAAacattaaagatgtttttgtcggtactttggtacgttatccgtgtatgagttggattttaagttcgttcacttttggaaatacatatccatatTTAAGTTCGGTTTTAATCtcgttcacttttggaaatacaaaatgagtcgtataagaaattctttaaaaaaaagattcgcatgctaacttgatatgattttctagaaaaatatatatctaaacAATTCTCACGGTGAATTTCAatgaacaataataagattaaaatagcttcACCTGTTACAACGCACACTTTTTCTAGTCTAAAGAAAACTATCCTGCCTAATATGCCCATGCCCTGATGATGGCAATCAGAAGGCccgtaagagcaggtacaatagcaggctataagccagctataaacatattttaaagagataaacgaagagagagaagagcagcgggctatagatctgtagccagctgcagcacggactccaagacgtaatgtgcgTATGACAGGTAG
Coding sequences:
- the LOC4334359 gene encoding dnaJ protein homolog, which translates into the protein MFGRAPKKSDNTRYYEVLGVPKDASQDDLKKAYRKAAIKNHPDKGGDPEKFKELAQAYEVLSDPEKREIYDQYGEDALKEGMGPGGGMHDPFDIFSSFFGGGFGGGSSRGRRQRRGEDVVHPLKVSLEELYNGTSKKLSLSRNVLCSKCNGKGSKSGASMKCSGCQGSGMKVQIRQLGPGMIQQMQHPCNECKGTGETISDKDRCPGCKGEKVAQEKKVLEVVVEKGMQNGQKITFPGEADEAPDTVTGDIIFVLQQKEHPKFKRKGDDLFYEHTLNLTEALCGFQFVLTHLDNRQLLIKSKPGEVVKPDSFKAVNDEGMPMYQRPFMKGKLYIHFSVEFPDSLNPDQCKALETVLPPRPVSQYTDMELDECEETMPYDVNIEEEMRRRQQQQQQEAYDEDEDMHGGGAQRVQCAQQ